In Apteryx mantelli isolate bAptMan1 chromosome 26, bAptMan1.hap1, whole genome shotgun sequence, a single window of DNA contains:
- the LZIC gene encoding protein LZIC — protein sequence MASRGTTETSKLKQNLEEQLDRLMQQLQDLEECREELDADEYEETKKETLEQLSEINDSLKKIMSGDMTLVDELSGMQLAIQAAISQAFKTPEVIRMFAKKQPRQLRTRLAEMDRDLMVGKLGRDLYTQQKVEILTALRKLGEKLTPDDETFLSANAGAALSQFERVSTDLGSGDKVFALASFEVEKAKQ from the exons ATGGCTTCAAGAGGAACAACAGAAACCAGTAAGCTAAAGCAGAACTTGGAAGAGCAGTTGGATAGATTAATGCAGCAGCTTCAAGATTTGGAAGAATGcag AGAGGAACTAGATGCAGATGAGTATGAAGAGACCAAAAAAGAAACTCTAGAACAGCTGAGTGAGATCAATGACTCACTGAAGAAGATAATGTCTGGAGATATGACTTTGGTGGATGAGCTCAGCGGCATGCAGCTT GCAATACAAGCAGCCATCAGCCAAGCATTTAAAACTCCAGAAGTAATTAGAATGTTTGCAAAGAAACAACCAAGGCAATTAAGGACAAGGCTGGCAGAG ATGGACCGAGACCTAATGGTTGGGAAGTTGGGACGGGACCTCTACACACAGCAGAAAGTGGAAATCCTGACTGCCCTCAGGAAGCTTGGTGAGAAG CTGACTCCAGATGATGAGACTTTCTTGTCAGCAAATGCTGGTGCAGCCCTGAGCCAGTTTGAGAGAGTCTCCACTGACCTTG GATCAGGAGACAAAGTCTTTGCTCTAGCAAGTTTTGAAGTAGAAAAGGCAAAACAATGA